In Leptolyngbya sp. SIO1E4, one DNA window encodes the following:
- the gyrB gene encoding DNA topoisomerase (ATP-hydrolyzing) subunit B, with protein MATNYGAEQIQVLEGLEPVRKRPGMYIGSTGPRGLHHLVYEVVDNSVDEALAGYCSCIEVGLNPDGSVTVQDDGRGIPTDIHPQTGKSALETVLTVLHAGGKFGGGGYKVSGGLHGVGVSVVNALSEWVEVTVWRDRKAHVQRFERGIPVGELQVSPSNSDRTGTSVNFKPDTTIFTTGIEFDYNTLASRLRELAYLNAGVDISFTDYRLDLIKEEAPRVSRFHYEGGIKEYVAYINNDKQPIHDEIVYVQGEKDGVQVEVALQWCVDAYSDTLLGFANNIRTIDGGTHLEGLKTVLTRTLNTFARKRNKRKENESNLSGENIREGLTGVISVKVPEPEFEGQTKTKLGNTEVRGIVDTLVGETLTEYLAFHPSVADSVLEKAIQAFNAAEAARRARELVRRKSVLESSTLPGKLADCSSRDPGESEIFIVEGDSAGGSAKQGRDRRFQAILPLRGKILNIEKTDDAKIYKNTEIQSLITALGLGIKGEEFDESQLRYHRICLMTDADVDGAHIRTLLLTFFYRYQRALIDQGFVYIACPPLYKIERGRNHWYCYSDRERDELINNEFPANANYAIQRFKGLGEMMPTQLWETTMNPESRTLKKVEIEDAAEADRIFTVLMGDRVAPRREFIETYGPKLNLADLDI; from the coding sequence ATGGCAACCAACTACGGTGCTGAGCAGATCCAGGTACTAGAGGGACTTGAACCTGTCCGTAAGCGACCTGGAATGTACATTGGCAGCACCGGGCCACGCGGGCTACATCACCTAGTTTATGAGGTGGTGGATAACTCTGTCGATGAAGCATTGGCAGGATATTGCAGCTGCATCGAAGTCGGCTTAAACCCAGATGGGTCAGTTACCGTCCAAGACGACGGACGAGGAATTCCCACAGACATTCATCCCCAAACGGGCAAATCAGCGTTAGAAACTGTCCTAACCGTTCTTCATGCTGGCGGCAAGTTTGGCGGGGGGGGATACAAAGTCTCTGGCGGCTTGCATGGGGTGGGGGTATCGGTGGTGAATGCCCTGTCTGAATGGGTAGAAGTGACTGTCTGGCGCGATCGCAAAGCCCATGTGCAGCGGTTTGAGCGCGGCATCCCCGTTGGCGAACTGCAGGTCAGCCCTAGCAATAGCGATCGCACCGGCACCTCTGTCAACTTTAAACCCGATACGACGATCTTCACGACAGGGATTGAGTTTGACTACAACACTTTAGCCAGTCGTTTGCGAGAACTCGCCTACCTGAATGCTGGCGTTGACATTAGTTTCACGGACTATCGCCTGGACCTGATAAAGGAAGAAGCACCCAGGGTATCTCGGTTTCACTATGAAGGGGGCATCAAAGAATATGTCGCCTACATTAACAACGATAAGCAGCCTATCCACGACGAAATTGTCTATGTGCAGGGAGAGAAAGATGGCGTCCAGGTAGAGGTTGCGCTGCAGTGGTGTGTCGATGCCTATTCTGATACTTTATTGGGCTTTGCTAACAATATTCGCACCATTGATGGCGGGACTCACCTAGAAGGTTTAAAGACCGTCCTCACCCGTACGCTGAATACCTTTGCCCGTAAGCGCAACAAGCGCAAAGAAAACGAGTCAAACCTGAGCGGAGAGAATATCCGAGAAGGCTTGACTGGGGTGATCTCAGTCAAGGTGCCTGAGCCTGAGTTTGAAGGGCAAACCAAGACCAAGCTAGGCAACACAGAGGTGCGGGGTATTGTCGATACTCTGGTCGGCGAAACGCTAACGGAGTATCTCGCCTTCCATCCCAGTGTGGCAGATTCGGTTTTAGAAAAGGCAATTCAAGCCTTTAATGCAGCAGAAGCGGCTCGCCGGGCACGGGAACTGGTGCGGCGGAAGTCCGTGTTGGAATCATCGACCCTACCAGGCAAACTGGCAGATTGTAGCAGCCGCGATCCGGGAGAGTCGGAGATTTTCATTGTGGAAGGGGACTCCGCTGGCGGCAGCGCCAAGCAGGGACGAGATCGCCGCTTCCAGGCAATTTTGCCGTTGCGAGGCAAAATTCTCAATATTGAAAAAACGGATGATGCCAAAATCTATAAGAACACAGAGATTCAGTCGCTGATTACGGCGCTGGGGCTAGGCATTAAAGGAGAGGAATTTGACGAGTCGCAGCTGCGCTATCATCGCATCTGTCTGATGACAGACGCAGATGTGGATGGGGCACACATTCGTACTCTGCTGCTGACCTTCTTTTATCGCTATCAGCGAGCCTTAATTGATCAGGGCTTTGTGTATATTGCCTGCCCACCCCTGTACAAAATTGAGCGGGGCCGCAACCACTGGTATTGCTATAGCGATCGCGAACGGGACGAGCTGATTAATAACGAGTTTCCGGCCAATGCTAACTACGCAATTCAGCGGTTTAAGGGGTTGGGGGAAATGATGCCAACCCAGCTTTGGGAAACCACCATGAACCCAGAGTCTCGCACCTTGAAAAAAGTCGAGATTGAGGATGCTGCCGAAGCTGATCGCATTTTCACGGTGCTGATGGGCGATCGGGTCGCCCCCCGACGAGAGTTTATTGAAACCTACGGCCCCAAGCTCAACCTGGCAGACTTGGATATTTAG
- a CDS encoding HEAT repeat domain-containing protein gives MGLVLGLLLGLVVGAAVIYFVMAPQISAQSKALQGLQRKLAQAEDEHDRRLKVATDRLKQDYEAQLQTAQATTQDLQTKLAEAETESDRRLKAETDRLRQEYEAQLQAAQSVRPAEPLISSIPEIATPPEPVAPTPTITPPPEPIASTSGVVPPQQQPIPSPISSPAVPGPAVPSSSTPDPTALSTPSASPARDLSALMADSYAPEVEKRCRVALEVAAVLPTVSAADQARWMPLLGRLARDSEAEVRLQIIQALSGLKAAQSLPLLRRALRDPDPFVVEAATIAMARFKGRPQPQPSNRKQRLPKNR, from the coding sequence ATGGGTCTGGTTTTAGGGTTGCTCCTCGGCTTGGTTGTCGGTGCTGCTGTCATCTATTTCGTCATGGCACCGCAGATTTCAGCTCAGTCCAAGGCTTTGCAAGGTCTTCAGCGAAAGTTAGCCCAGGCTGAAGACGAACACGATCGCCGTCTCAAAGTAGCCACCGATCGTCTCAAGCAAGACTATGAAGCACAGCTGCAAACCGCCCAAGCTACTACCCAAGACTTGCAAACAAAGCTAGCCGAAGCCGAGACTGAGAGCGATCGTCGTCTCAAAGCCGAAACAGATCGCCTCCGACAAGAGTATGAAGCACAGCTGCAAGCTGCCCAATCCGTACGCCCTGCAGAACCGCTAATTTCCTCTATCCCCGAGATCGCAACTCCACCTGAACCCGTAGCACCCACTCCCACGATCACCCCTCCGCCTGAACCGATCGCGTCTACCTCAGGGGTGGTGCCCCCTCAGCAACAACCCATCCCGTCCCCGATCTCTAGCCCTGCTGTCCCCGGCCCTGCTGTTCCCAGCTCTTCAACCCCCGACCCTACCGCCCTCAGTACTCCTAGTGCTTCCCCAGCCCGTGACCTGAGTGCACTTATGGCAGACAGCTATGCACCAGAAGTTGAAAAACGCTGTCGGGTAGCCCTTGAAGTGGCAGCTGTCTTACCGACGGTAAGTGCTGCCGATCAAGCTCGGTGGATGCCGTTGTTAGGGCGGCTAGCTCGCGATAGTGAGGCTGAAGTGCGTCTGCAGATCATTCAAGCGTTAAGCGGCCTCAAAGCAGCTCAGAGTTTACCGTTGCTGCGTCGTGCACTGCGAGATCCGGATCCCTTCGTTGTTGAGGCAGCCACTATCGCGATGGCTCGGTTTAAGGGGCGCCCACAACCGCAGCCGAGTAACCGCAAACAGCGCTTGCCAAAAAATCGTTAA
- a CDS encoding CDGSH iron-sulfur domain-containing protein has product MSDPTIAANQPKVMELEPGNYWYCTCGNSANQPFCDGAHQDTGFTPLKFTIEDKKTVALCQCKQTGNAPFCDGSHAKL; this is encoded by the coding sequence ATGAGTGACCCGACTATTGCGGCTAACCAGCCCAAAGTTATGGAATTAGAACCGGGTAATTATTGGTATTGCACCTGCGGCAACTCTGCCAACCAACCATTCTGCGATGGTGCTCACCAAGATACAGGATTCACACCCCTGAAGTTCACAATTGAAGACAAGAAAACAGTGGCCTTATGTCAGTGTAAGCAGACCGGCAACGCCCCTTTCTGTGATGGTAGCCATGCCAAACTCTAA
- a CDS encoding pirin family protein — MITIRPGRDRGTANFGWLDSRHTFSFGNYYDPQHMGFGTLRVINEDKVAPGKGFSTHGHRDMEIISYVLEGNLAHKDSIGTGSTIRPGDVQRMSAGTGILHSEFNASDIDPVHFLQIWVLPEHTGLKPSYEQTYFAPEEKQGQLRLVGSRNGRDGSVTIHQDLDLYATRLGAAESVTHTLAGGRNAWVQVARGAVTLNGHDLTAGDGAAIAEETALTLTGVGEDTEVLLFEMAA; from the coding sequence ATGATTACGATTCGACCCGGTCGAGATCGCGGTACAGCCAACTTTGGCTGGTTAGATAGTCGCCACACCTTTTCCTTTGGCAACTACTACGACCCTCAGCACATGGGATTTGGCACCCTACGGGTCATCAATGAAGATAAGGTGGCACCGGGCAAAGGGTTTTCAACCCATGGACACCGCGACATGGAAATTATTTCCTACGTGTTAGAGGGTAACTTGGCCCACAAAGACAGCATTGGCACCGGTTCTACCATTCGGCCCGGAGATGTCCAGCGGATGTCTGCAGGCACCGGAATTCTGCACAGTGAATTCAATGCGTCAGACATTGACCCCGTTCACTTTTTACAAATTTGGGTGCTGCCAGAACACACTGGCCTTAAGCCGAGCTATGAACAAACCTACTTTGCCCCTGAAGAAAAACAAGGCCAGCTGCGGCTAGTCGGCTCTCGCAATGGGCGGGACGGCTCTGTCACAATTCACCAAGATCTTGATCTGTATGCCACTCGGCTGGGCGCTGCGGAGTCGGTGACCCATACCTTAGCGGGTGGCCGCAATGCTTGGGTACAGGTGGCTCGGGGTGCAGTGACCCTGAATGGTCATGATCTGACCGCTGGTGACGGGGCAGCGATTGCCGAAGAAACTGCCCTGACACTCACTGGGGTTGGGGAAGACACAGAAGTCTTACTCTTCGAGATGGCTGCGTAG